The Malus domestica chromosome 06, GDT2T_hap1 genome has a segment encoding these proteins:
- the LOC114825413 gene encoding cytochrome P450 CYP736A12-like, translated as MSLHVYICVCVSNVPFIDLTQKSYKMSPSEIAILILVFLTFLWSLLRLINASSRQSRKLPPGPTALPIIGNLHMLGNLPHRSLQNLAKKYGPIMSMRLGFIPTIVVSSPKTAKLFLKTHDNIFASCPKLQASEYMAYGTKAMAFTEYGPYWHRIRKLYTLQLLCPSKIEGFAPLRREEVGLLVQSLKVAAEAGEVVDFSEKVGELVEGITYRMVLGRKNDDMFDLKGIIEEALFLTGAFNISDYVPFLSPLDLQGLTKRMKRVSKTVDQLLEKIIKDHEQVSRSEVQGNHHKDFVDVLLSSIHQPLNPNDEEVYMLERTNAKAILLDMIAGAFDTSATAIVWTLAELLRHPKVMKRLQEELQSVIGMDRMVEESDLPKLDYLSMVVKESLRLNPVAPLLVPHQSMEDITVDGYHIPKKSRVFINIWTIGRDPSVWSDNVEEFYPEKFMNNNVDLRGHDFQLIPFGSGRRGCPAMQLGLTTVRPVLGNLLHCFNWELPSGMLPKDLDMTEKFGLSLSKAKHLLAMSTCRLYNGS; from the exons ATGAGtctacatgtatatatatgtgtgtgtgtgtctaatGTCCCATTTATCGATCTCACCCAGAAATCATATAAAATGAGTCCTTCAGAAATAGCCATCCTCATCCTTGTATTCCTCACATTCCTATGGTCTCTCCTCCGCCTAATCAATGCCTCCTCAAGGCAAAGCCGAAAACTGCCTCCTGGCCCTACGGCACTACCAATCATTGGCAATCTTCATATGCTAGGCAACCTCCCACACCGTAGCCTCCAAAACCTGGCAAAAAAATATGGACCTATAATGTCCATGCGTCTAGGGTTCATACCAACCATAGTGGTCTCATCTCCCAAAACAGCAAAGCTATTCCTCAAAACCCACGACAACATTTTCGCTAGCTGCCCCAAACTCCAAGCCTCCGAGTACATGGCCTACGGCACGAAGGCCATGGCCTTTACTGAATATGGCCCATATTGGCACCGTATTCGGAAACTCTACACGCTTCAACTTCTTTGTCCCTCGAAAATCGAGGGTTTTGCTCCGCTAAGAAGGGAGGAGGTAGGGTTGTTGGTGCAGTCCCTGAAGGTAGCTGCGGAGGCGGGCGAGGTGGTGGATTTTAGTGAGAAGGTCGGTGAGCTTGTTGAGGGAATCACGTATAGGATGGTGTTGGGGAGAAAAAATGATGATATGTTTGATCTCAAGGGGATTATTGAGGAAGCCCTATTCTTGACAGGAGCTTTCAACATTAGTGATTATGTGCCTTTCCTTAGTCCACTTGATCTTCAG GGATTGACCAAGCGCATGAAGAGAGTTAGCAAAACTGTCGACCAACTACTCGAAAAGATAATTAAGGATCATGAACAAGTTTCCAGAAGTGAGGTACAAGGCAATCATCATAAGGACTTTGTAGACGTGCTGCTTTCATCAATCCACCAACCATTAAACCCCAACGATGAGGAAGTCTACATGCTCGAGCGAACAAATGCCAAAGCCATTTTACTCGACATGATTGCGGGTGCCTTTGACACCTCAGCCACGGCGATTGTCTGGACCCTGGCAGAACTCTTGAGGCACCCGAAAGTAATGAAACGTCTCCAAGAAGAGCTCCAGAGTGTGATCGGGATGGATCGAATGGTGGAAGAAAGTGATTTGCCAAAGCTGGATTACTTGAGCATGGTGGTCAAGGAGAGCTTAAGGCTAAACCCAGTTGCCCCATTACTAGTCCCTCATCAATCCATGGAGGACATTACGGTTGATGGATATCACATACCCAAGAAATCAAGAGTCTTTATCAATATTTGGACCATTGGGAGGGATCCAAGTGTATGGTCAGATAATGTGGAAGAATTCTACCCTGAAAAGTTTATGAATAATAACGTTGACCTACGTGGACATGACTTCCAGCTCATACCATTTGGGTCTGGTCGAAGAGGGTGCCCTGCTATGCAATTAGGGTTAACCACAGTTCGTCCTGTTCTGGGAAACTTGTTGCACTGCTTCAACTGGGAGCTCCCTAGTGGAATGCTACCTAAAGACTTGGACATGACTGAGAAATTCGGCTTATCGTTGTCGAAAGCCAAACACTTGCTTGCCATGTCGACCTGTCGCCTGTAcaatggaagttga